The following is a genomic window from Alkaliphilus sp. B6464.
ACAAAATAGTGAGATATTATGTAATCTAGCTATGGTCCATATGGAAATAGGAAACTTAGCGAAGGCGAAGGAATATTTAGATACTTCTTTAGCCCTAAATAATGAAGATGAAATTACAAAGGCATGTAGTGAACAATTAAATGCTTTACTAAAAAATAATCGCTAAAATTAGCGATTATTTTTATTGTGAGCAAAGTGTTTAAATTTTTTGAAAAAGCAGGAAAAGGGTAAGGTTTGTAGAATTAATTTATCGAATATGCTTAAGATGTATTTTAAATTATTAAATTATGGGGTGATACGATGATTAATAAATTAGAACAATTAATTAAACAGGCGAAAAGCCAGAATAAAATGAAGATAGCAGTTGCAGCGGCTCAAGATAAAGATGTATTGAAGGCGGTTGAAGAAGCACGTAAGCTTAATTTGGTAGATGTTATATTGGTTGGAGATGAGCCTAAAATAAAAGAAATTGCTAGAGAGTTAAACATAAAAATTGATTTATTTACAATAATTCATAAAGAAGATTTAATGGAGGCTGCCCTAGAAACCGTTAAATTAGTTTCTACTGGAAAAGCTGATTTTGTTATGAAGGGTATATTAGATACATCAATTTTACTAAAAGCTGTACTGAATAAGGAAGTTGGACTAAGAACCAATAATTTATTAAGCCATGTAATGGTATACGAGCTGCCAGCTTATCATAAGTTACTTCTACTTACAGACGGAGGAATGAATATTGAACCGTCTCTAGAAGATAAAAAAGGTATACTAGATAATGCTATACTAGTATCTAAGGCGTTAGGTAATAAAGATACAAAAGTAGCTTGTTTATCTGCGAAGGAAAAAGTAAATGAAAAGATGCCTTCTACTGTTGATGGTGCTAAGTTAAAAGCAATGGCTCAAGAAGGAATATTTGGAGAAGAAGTTTATGTAGAAGGACCTATAGCGTTTGATTTGGCAGTATCTAAAGAAGCTGCTACTACTAAAGGTTTTGAAAGTCCAGTGACCGGTGAAACTGACATATTACTAGTACCAACAATTGAGGTTGGCAATGGAATTGGAAAGGCCTTAACCTATATGGCAGATGGAAAATCAGCAGGTATTATTATGGGAGCAAAGGCTCCAGTAGTTTTAGTTTCTAGAGCTGATTCTGCCGAAACAAAGTTATACTCAATAGCTTTAGGTAGCGTTATTGCAGCCAATCAATAGGAAACAGGGGTTAGACAATACAGCTAGATATTATAGTCTAGCTGTATCTTTTTTAAAATATAATATATTTTTATTTATATATATGTATAAAATATGATTTTTTTTATAAACTATATTAGTGAACTATTAAAACTAACCATCCCAAACCCTTATTAGTAAAATGCATAAAACAAATTGACATAAATAAAAATATATG
Proteins encoded in this region:
- a CDS encoding bifunctional enoyl-CoA hydratase/phosphate acetyltransferase; translated protein: MINKLEQLIKQAKSQNKMKIAVAAAQDKDVLKAVEEARKLNLVDVILVGDEPKIKEIARELNIKIDLFTIIHKEDLMEAALETVKLVSTGKADFVMKGILDTSILLKAVLNKEVGLRTNNLLSHVMVYELPAYHKLLLLTDGGMNIEPSLEDKKGILDNAILVSKALGNKDTKVACLSAKEKVNEKMPSTVDGAKLKAMAQEGIFGEEVYVEGPIAFDLAVSKEAATTKGFESPVTGETDILLVPTIEVGNGIGKALTYMADGKSAGIIMGAKAPVVLVSRADSAETKLYSIALGSVIAANQ